A stretch of the Proteus sp. ZN5 genome encodes the following:
- the aphA gene encoding acid phosphatase AphA, with product MRKVTLAFSAIALALSLNGAAMAKVHLPEVVSPGVTVAQLAQQQPIHWVSVADIEKSLAGQAPMAVGFDIDDTVLFSSPGFYRGKLEYSPNDFSYLKNPEFWEKMNNEWDKFSMPKQVGIDLVQMHLKRGDTVYFITGRTQTKTETVTKYVQEGLNIPADKMQPVIFAGDQPGANNKVSWMRDHKLKIYYGDADADIAAADELNIRGIRILRAANSSYQPLPKAGQFGEEVVINSEY from the coding sequence ATGCGTAAAGTCACGTTAGCTTTTAGTGCAATTGCTTTAGCGTTAAGCTTAAACGGCGCAGCAATGGCAAAAGTACATCTGCCAGAAGTTGTTAGCCCAGGCGTTACCGTTGCACAACTTGCACAACAACAACCAATTCATTGGGTTTCTGTTGCGGATATTGAAAAAAGCCTTGCAGGTCAAGCACCGATGGCGGTTGGTTTTGATATTGATGACACCGTTCTGTTCTCAAGCCCAGGTTTCTACCGTGGTAAACTGGAATACTCTCCAAACGATTTCAGCTACCTGAAAAACCCAGAATTCTGGGAAAAAATGAATAACGAGTGGGATAAATTCAGTATGCCTAAACAAGTCGGTATCGATCTTGTTCAGATGCACTTAAAACGTGGAGATACTGTTTATTTCATTACTGGTCGTACTCAAACTAAAACTGAGACTGTGACCAAATATGTACAAGAAGGCTTAAACATTCCTGCTGATAAAATGCAGCCTGTTATTTTTGCTGGTGACCAACCTGGCGCAAATAACAAAGTAAGCTGGATGCGTGATCATAAACTGAAAATTTACTACGGTGATGCTGATGCAGATATCGCAGCAGCAGATGAGCTGAATATCCGTGGTATTCGTATTCTGCGTGCTGCTAACTCCTCTTACCAACCACTGCCAAAAGCAGGTCAGTTTGGTGAAGAAGTAGTCATCAATTCAGAGTACTAA
- the mukE gene encoding chromosome partition protein MukE: MSSIHTEQFMPAKLAQALANSLFPELDSQLRAGRHIGIDSLDNHAFLMDFQDELSDFYARYNVELIRAPEGFFYLRPRSTTLIPRSVLSEMDMLVGKILCYLYLSPERLANQGIFTVQELFDELRTLADETKLLRLVNQRSTGSDLDLQKLQEKMRTSLNRLRRLGMISFLLNDMQRFSITESVFRFGADVRSGDSPLEAQMRMIRDGEAMALEDSSETLNDDEENEDEQLQSSEDDAEGENK, translated from the coding sequence ATGTCATCGATACATACTGAACAATTTATGCCAGCAAAACTGGCGCAGGCATTAGCGAACTCACTTTTTCCTGAACTGGATAGCCAGTTACGTGCAGGTCGACATATCGGTATAGACTCTCTGGATAATCATGCTTTCTTGATGGATTTTCAAGATGAGTTATCAGACTTTTATGCGCGTTATAACGTCGAATTAATTCGAGCACCAGAAGGTTTCTTCTATTTGCGACCTCGTTCAACCACACTTATTCCACGCTCTGTTCTCTCTGAAATGGATATGTTGGTGGGGAAAATTCTTTGCTATCTCTATCTTAGCCCTGAACGATTAGCGAATCAGGGAATATTCACCGTTCAAGAGCTGTTCGATGAATTAAGAACATTAGCAGATGAAACCAAGCTTTTACGTTTAGTGAATCAGCGCTCAACAGGTTCTGATCTTGATTTGCAAAAATTACAAGAAAAAATGAGAACCTCACTAAATCGTTTACGTCGTTTAGGTATGATCTCATTCTTATTAAATGATATGCAGCGTTTTTCTATTACCGAATCTGTTTTCCGCTTTGGTGCCGATGTGCGTAGTGGCGATTCTCCACTTGAAGCTCAAATGCGAATGATCCGTGATGGTGAAGCAATGGCGCTTGAAGATAGCTCAGAAACTCTCAACGATGATGAAGAAAATGAAGATGAGCAATTACAATCCAGTGAAGATGATGCGGAGGGAGAAAATAAATGA
- the mukB gene encoding chromosome partition protein MukB: MIERGKFRSLTLINWNGFFARTFDLDELVTTLSGGNGAGKSTTMAAFITAMIPDLTLLHFRNTTEAGSTSGSRDKGLYGKLRPGVCYAVLDVINSRHLRAVVGVRLQQIAGRDKKVDIKPFMIQGLPMAENPTEILTQAVADRQARVLPLNELKEKVEAIDGVVFRQFNSITDFHAVMFDLGVIPKRLRSASDRAKFYRLIEASLYGGISSAITRSLRDYLLPENSGVRKAFQDMEGALRENRMTLEAIRVTQSDRDLFKHLITEATSYVAADYMRHANERRIHLDEALTVRRELWSQRKSINNEAYRFVEMGKELEEQQALSSDLEADYQAASDRLNLVQNAVRQQEKIDRYVADVEEITFRLEEQSEVVEEAASKKEELEARVESAEEEVDELKNQLADYQQALDVQQTRAIQYRQAVQALERAKAQCDITDLDEINAEQWAERIQAKIQTITNSLLSMEQKLNVSEAAKTQFDQAYKLVSSIVGEVERQNAWDAAKAALREWSSHRHQADRVHPIRMQLAELEQRLHQRNNAERQLEEFNKHHGKSMEPDDLLILQDELEAKIEEFSDYVNESGEQRMQMRQELDQLKQQIEKLKKQAPAWLAAQDALTQLCEQTRQSFETGHQVTEYMQQLLEKEREATVLRDETATRKQQIEAQIERLSQPSGAEDGRLITLAERFNGVLLSEIYDDITLDDAPYFSALYGPARHAIVVQDLSQVQAQLETLDDCPEDLYFIEGDPQSFDDSVFNAQEMDKAVLIKSTDRQWRYSRYPEIPLFGRAARENQLEILSRQRDELSELYATQAFDVQKIQRAHHAFSQFVGQHISVAFEADPEEDIRQLNQRRNELERALTQYEESTQQQRQHYTRAKESLNLLNKLIPQVNILMDETLIDRVEELREELYAAEESMRHLQRHEKALATLEPIASILQSDPQAHEQLAQDYEQAKAEQQRYQQQAFLLVEVVQRRPHFSYSDAVEIVSENSDLNEKLRHRLEMAETERATARELYRQQQAQCAQFNQVLASLKSSFDTKSELLRELEQEMRDTGIHIDIGAETRAKELRDQRYSAVSANRTRISQLERDIALSEAERDNLTKKIRKLERDYIQIREHVVSAKAGWCAVMRLVKENGMERRLHRRDFAYLSADELRSMSDKALGALRQAVADNEYLRDALRRSEDAKYPDRKVQFFIAVYQHLRERIRQDIIKTDDPVDAIEQMEIELARLTEELTSREQKLAISSRSVANIIRKTIQREQNRIRMLNQGLQAVSFGQVRGVRLNVNIRESHQVLLDVLSEEDNQYQDLFKNQNLTFSEAMAKLYQRLNPQVDIGQRMPQTVGEELLDYRNYLEMDVEVNRGPEGWLKAESGALSTGEAIGTGMSILVMVVQSWEEESRRLRGKDISPCRLLFLDEAARLDAKSIATLFELCDRLDMQLIIAAPENISPEKGTTYKLVRKVFNGTEHVHVVGLKGFGQQAEKDKIASSNVAEITE, from the coding sequence ATGATTGAACGGGGAAAATTTCGCTCATTAACACTTATCAACTGGAATGGGTTCTTTGCTCGTACTTTTGATTTAGATGAGTTGGTGACTACGTTATCAGGTGGTAATGGTGCGGGTAAATCAACCACGATGGCTGCATTTATCACAGCTATGATCCCTGATCTTACTTTACTTCATTTCCGTAATACCACAGAAGCAGGATCGACAAGTGGATCACGCGATAAAGGGTTATATGGGAAACTGCGCCCTGGTGTGTGTTATGCCGTATTGGATGTGATTAACTCGCGTCACCTACGTGCTGTGGTCGGTGTCCGTTTACAGCAGATTGCAGGGCGTGATAAGAAAGTTGATATCAAACCCTTTATGATCCAAGGGCTGCCAATGGCAGAAAATCCAACAGAAATTTTGACGCAAGCTGTTGCCGATCGCCAAGCCCGTGTTTTACCGCTGAATGAATTAAAAGAAAAAGTCGAAGCCATTGATGGGGTTGTTTTCAGACAATTTAACTCTATTACTGATTTCCATGCTGTGATGTTTGATTTAGGGGTTATTCCTAAACGTTTACGTTCAGCGAGTGATCGAGCCAAATTCTATCGTTTAATTGAAGCCTCATTGTATGGTGGTATTTCAAGTGCGATTACACGCTCTTTGCGTGATTATTTACTACCCGAAAATAGCGGTGTAAGAAAAGCGTTCCAAGATATGGAAGGCGCGTTGCGTGAAAACCGAATGACGCTTGAAGCTATTCGTGTCACTCAATCTGATCGTGACTTATTTAAGCACTTAATTACAGAAGCGACATCTTATGTTGCGGCTGACTATATGCGTCATGCTAATGAACGACGTATTCATCTAGATGAAGCTTTAACCGTGCGTCGTGAGCTATGGAGTCAGCGTAAATCCATTAATAACGAAGCATATCGTTTTGTTGAAATGGGTAAAGAGTTAGAAGAGCAACAAGCGTTATCTTCTGATCTTGAAGCGGATTATCAAGCGGCAAGCGACCGATTGAATTTAGTACAAAATGCAGTTCGCCAACAAGAAAAAATTGACCGTTATGTTGCTGATGTTGAAGAGATAACTTTCCGCTTAGAAGAACAAAGCGAAGTAGTTGAAGAAGCTGCATCTAAGAAAGAAGAACTTGAAGCACGCGTAGAATCAGCAGAAGAAGAAGTCGATGAACTGAAAAATCAGTTAGCAGACTATCAGCAAGCATTAGACGTACAACAAACACGCGCTATTCAATATCGCCAAGCTGTGCAGGCTTTAGAGCGTGCTAAAGCACAATGTGATATTACGGATTTAGATGAAATTAATGCAGAGCAATGGGCTGAACGGATCCAAGCAAAAATTCAAACCATTACGAATTCATTGCTTTCTATGGAGCAGAAACTCAATGTTTCTGAAGCCGCTAAAACACAATTTGATCAAGCCTATAAGCTGGTGAGTTCAATTGTCGGTGAAGTTGAACGTCAAAATGCATGGGATGCTGCAAAGGCGGCATTACGTGAGTGGTCTTCCCATCGACACCAAGCGGATAGAGTTCATCCTATTCGTATGCAATTAGCTGAATTAGAACAGCGTTTACATCAGCGAAACAATGCAGAACGTCAACTTGAAGAATTTAACAAACATCATGGTAAATCGATGGAGCCTGATGATCTGTTAATTCTTCAAGATGAATTAGAAGCAAAAATTGAAGAGTTTAGCGATTACGTTAATGAGTCTGGTGAACAGCGTATGCAAATGCGCCAAGAGTTAGACCAACTGAAACAACAAATTGAAAAGCTGAAAAAACAAGCACCTGCATGGCTTGCGGCACAAGATGCGTTAACACAATTATGTGAGCAGACTCGTCAATCTTTTGAAACGGGTCATCAAGTAACAGAATATATGCAACAGTTACTTGAGAAAGAGCGCGAAGCAACGGTATTACGTGATGAAACAGCAACTCGTAAACAACAAATTGAAGCACAAATTGAACGTTTAAGTCAGCCAAGTGGTGCTGAAGATGGGCGATTAATTACCTTAGCTGAACGCTTTAATGGTGTTTTATTATCAGAAATTTATGATGATATTACGTTAGACGATGCGCCTTATTTCTCTGCATTATATGGCCCAGCACGCCATGCGATTGTTGTACAAGATCTATCTCAAGTTCAGGCGCAATTAGAAACGTTAGATGATTGCCCTGAAGATCTCTATTTTATCGAAGGCGACCCACAATCTTTCGATGACAGTGTATTTAATGCACAAGAAATGGATAAAGCTGTTCTTATCAAAAGTACTGATAGACAATGGCGTTATTCTCGTTACCCTGAAATTCCACTGTTTGGTCGAGCAGCGCGTGAAAATCAATTAGAAATTTTATCTCGTCAGCGCGATGAACTTTCTGAACTTTACGCAACACAAGCGTTTGATGTACAGAAGATCCAACGTGCTCACCACGCCTTTAGTCAGTTTGTGGGACAACATATTTCTGTCGCATTTGAGGCGGATCCAGAAGAGGATATTCGTCAGCTTAACCAAAGACGTAACGAGCTAGAAAGAGCGTTAACACAATATGAAGAGAGTACTCAGCAACAGCGTCAACATTATACGCGTGCTAAAGAATCTCTAAATCTTCTTAATAAACTTATTCCTCAAGTTAATATCTTGATGGATGAAACACTGATTGATCGTGTTGAAGAGTTACGTGAAGAGCTGTATGCCGCTGAAGAGTCAATGCGTCACTTGCAGCGTCATGAAAAAGCATTAGCAACGTTAGAGCCTATCGCTTCAATCTTACAAAGTGATCCACAAGCGCATGAACAATTAGCTCAAGATTACGAACAAGCAAAAGCAGAACAGCAACGTTATCAGCAACAAGCTTTTTTGCTGGTGGAAGTGGTACAGCGTCGCCCTCACTTTAGTTATAGCGATGCCGTTGAGATTGTCAGTGAAAATAGTGATCTTAACGAGAAGCTACGTCACCGCTTAGAAATGGCTGAAACAGAACGCGCTACAGCAAGAGAACTTTATCGTCAGCAACAAGCGCAATGTGCTCAATTTAATCAAGTACTCGCATCATTAAAAAGTTCCTTTGATACTAAATCTGAATTACTCAGAGAGCTTGAGCAAGAGATGCGTGATACCGGGATCCATATTGATATTGGTGCCGAAACCAGAGCCAAAGAGCTGCGCGATCAACGCTATTCTGCGGTAAGTGCAAACCGTACACGTATTAGTCAACTTGAGCGGGATATCGCACTGAGTGAAGCTGAGCGAGATAATCTAACCAAGAAAATTCGTAAACTTGAACGTGATTACATTCAAATTCGTGAGCATGTTGTGAGTGCAAAAGCGGGTTGGTGCGCGGTTATGCGATTAGTGAAAGAAAATGGTATGGAGCGTCGTTTACACCGTCGAGACTTTGCTTATCTTTCTGCTGATGAATTACGTTCAATGTCGGATAAAGCGTTAGGTGCATTACGCCAAGCGGTTGCTGATAATGAATATTTACGTGATGCACTACGTCGTTCAGAAGATGCGAAATATCCCGACCGTAAAGTTCAGTTCTTTATTGCGGTATATCAGCATTTAAGAGAACGTATTCGCCAAGACATCATTAAAACAGATGATCCAGTTGATGCAATTGAACAGATGGAAATCGAGCTTGCTCGTTTAACTGAAGAGTTAACTAGCCGTGAGCAAAAATTAGCGATTAGTTCACGAAGTGTCGCGAATATTATTCGTAAAACTATTCAGCGTGAGCAAAACCGTATTCGTATGCTAAACCAAGGTTTGCAAGCGGTTTCATTTGGTCAGGTGCGTGGTGTCCGACTCAACGTCAATATCCGTGAAAGTCACCAAGTGTTATTGGATGTGTTATCTGAAGAAGATAACCAGTATCAAGATCTATTTAAAAACCAAAATCTGACGTTCTCCGAAGCAATGGCGAAACTTTATCAGCGTTTAAACCCTCAAGTAGATATTGGTCAACGTATGCCGCAAACTGTGGGTGAAGAGCTGTTAGATTACCGTAATTACCTTGAAATGGATGTTGAGGTTAATCGTGGGCCTGAAGGGTGGTTAAAAGCAGAAAGTGGCGCTTTATCAACGGGTGAAGCGATTGGTACAGGGATGTCAATTCTGGTGATGGTTGTACAGAGCTGGGAAGAAGAATCACGACGCTTAAGAGGAAAAGATATCTCTCCTTGTCGTTTACTCTTCCTTGATGAAGCGGCACGTTTAGATGCGAAATCTATCGCGACGTTATTTGAGCTTTGCGATCGTTTGGATATGCAGTTAATTATTGCAGCACCAGAAAATATCAGCCCAGAAAAAGGAACAACCTATAAATTAGTACGTAAAGTGTTCAATGGTACTGAACATGTACACGTTGTTGGGCTAAAAGGTTTTGGTCAACAGGCGGAAAAAGATAAAATTGCATCATCAAATGTTGCTGAAATAACAGAATAA